The stretch of DNA CCCGTTCCCATTTTCATTTCCCTACGCGTTGCCGCCTCGGGAAAACCTGTCGCAAGTCGAGCGATAGGCGCGGGGCTGGGGGGACGCAAGATGGCGGCGCGCCGTTGGGCGCTCGCTCCAGCAGTTCCACCAATCCGCCGTCATCCTGACGAAAGTCAGGACCCAGGGTAACGGGCGGTAGCCTTCGTGGCTCTGGGTCCTGACTTTCGTCAGGATGACGTAGCATTTTTGGCTAGCGCCGTGACCGGCAGAACCTTCGCGTGAAATCGCCTTAGAACTCCACGCCCGCTTGAGCCTTCACCCCCGACCGGAACGGATGCTTCACCTGCGTCATCTCGGTTACCAGATCCGCCGCCTCGATCAGCGCATCCGGTGCGTTCCGCCCCGTCACCACGACATGCGTCATCTCGGGCTTGGCCGACAGCACCGCCAGCACCTCGTCGACCGGCAGATACTCATACCGCAACACGATGTTCAGCTCGTCCGCGACCACCATCGCATAAGACGAATCGGCGATCATTCGCTTCACCTCGTCCCAACCCTCGCGCGCCACCGCGATATCCCGCGCGCGGTCCTGCGTATCCCAGGTGAACCCCTCGCCCATCGGCTTG from Sphingomonas faeni encodes:
- the cobO gene encoding cob(I)yrinic acid a,c-diamide adenosyltransferase; amino-acid sequence: MIMRTDDEQNAKSAKRKEVHDKIVASKTIEKGLIIVHTGKGKGKSTAAFGMAVRMIGHGRKVGVVQFVKGAMATGEKAIFDAFPDLCEFKPMGEGFTWDTQDRARDIAVAREGWDEVKRMIADSSYAMVVADELNIVLRYEYLPVDEVLAVLSAKPEMTHVVVTGRNAPDALIEAADLVTEMTQVKHPFRSGVKAQAGVEF